One Gemmatimonadota bacterium DNA window includes the following coding sequences:
- a CDS encoding YggS family pyridoxal phosphate-dependent enzyme — protein sequence MSTIKDNLVRVYDRISRAAERAGREASSIQLIAVSKTKPLSMIEEARRAGVTDFGENRVQEALEKIRQDDGATWHLIGPLQRNKARFAVRIFDMIHSVDRLSLGRELDRRLQAAGRTMPVLIQVNTSSEETKAGVEPDRALELAEQLSVLPGLSVRGLMTIPAFTPDADDARPAFRLLRETRDRIASAGVAGVGMDVLSMGMSHDFEVAIEEGADMVRIGTAVFGARQA from the coding sequence TTGTCCACGATCAAAGACAATCTGGTCCGGGTGTACGACCGTATATCCAGGGCTGCCGAGCGAGCCGGCCGCGAGGCCTCGTCCATTCAGCTCATCGCCGTATCGAAGACCAAGCCCCTTTCGATGATCGAAGAGGCCAGGCGGGCCGGTGTCACGGATTTCGGTGAGAACAGGGTCCAGGAAGCGCTCGAGAAGATCCGCCAGGACGACGGTGCAACCTGGCACCTGATCGGTCCGTTGCAGCGCAACAAGGCCAGGTTCGCCGTGCGGATTTTCGACATGATTCACTCCGTCGACCGCCTTTCCCTCGGCCGGGAACTCGACCGGCGGCTGCAGGCCGCGGGCAGGACCATGCCCGTATTGATCCAGGTCAATACGTCATCGGAGGAGACGAAGGCTGGCGTCGAGCCGGACCGCGCCCTGGAACTCGCGGAGCAGTTGTCCGTGCTGCCCGGGCTGTCCGTAAGGGGACTGATGACGATCCCCGCGTTCACACCCGATGCCGATGATGCCCGGCCCGCTTTCCGGCTGCTCCGTGAAACGCGAGACCGCATCGCTTCCGCCGGGGTCGCGGGCGTGGGTATGGACGTACTCTCCATGGGCATGTCCCATGACTTCGAGGTAGCCATAGAGGAAGGCGCGGACATGGTCCGCATCGGCACGGCCGTTTTCGGTGCGCGCCAGGCTTGA
- a CDS encoding YggT family protein has translation MGLIEFIINIYMLAFGLRLFMPAASPFSENPIQRGLYTATEPVLRPIRQVIMRGEPRFDWSPVFAIIALVIVRGFLVTTVMGVPLSTSLAAGMLDVFDFVVRVLAILFLGAFFISIESPFAFSQSGHMMHNIAHFFLAPIRRFTGYRIGRPDVSALLGIVLLGVLHGLVLYQAGALVAQAAGTPADMILESIVYVIDFIFDVLFIVILVRAVLSFFNPDTGNALFQILILFSDPILAPIRRILPSTYGIDFSPLIAILILRFIQVSLLPLLLRI, from the coding sequence ATGGGACTGATCGAATTCATCATAAACATCTACATGCTGGCCTTCGGACTCCGCCTGTTCATGCCTGCCGCGAGCCCCTTCAGCGAGAACCCGATCCAGCGGGGACTGTACACGGCGACCGAACCGGTGCTTCGGCCCATCCGCCAGGTAATCATGCGCGGCGAACCGCGTTTCGACTGGTCGCCCGTCTTTGCCATAATCGCCCTCGTGATCGTGCGGGGATTCCTGGTGACGACCGTCATGGGCGTGCCCCTGTCCACTTCCCTGGCCGCCGGAATGCTGGACGTTTTCGATTTCGTGGTGCGGGTGCTCGCCATCCTGTTTCTCGGCGCTTTCTTCATATCCATCGAATCTCCGTTCGCGTTCAGCCAGTCCGGACATATGATGCACAACATCGCCCACTTCTTCCTGGCCCCGATCCGCCGATTCACCGGCTACCGGATCGGACGGCCGGACGTGTCCGCACTGCTGGGCATCGTACTGCTTGGCGTTCTGCACGGTCTCGTACTGTACCAGGCCGGAGCGTTGGTGGCACAGGCCGCCGGCACTCCGGCGGACATGATCCTCGAGAGCATCGTCTACGTGATCGACTTCATTTTCGACGTGCTCTTCATCGTGATACTCGTACGCGCGGTGCTTTCGTTCTTCAACCCGGACACGGGCAACGCGCTTTTCCAGATTCTCATTCTATTCAGCGATCCCATTCTGGCGCCAATCCGCAGGATCCTGCCGTCGACGTACGGCATTGATTTTTCGCCGCTGATCGCCATTCTGATACTGAGGTTTATCCAGGTGAGTCTCCTGCCCCTGTTACTGCGGATCTGA
- a CDS encoding DivIVA domain-containing protein — protein MDISPEEIRERKFKTRWVSGYDMDEVEAFLNSAAGAFEDLAKENDSLRARMAEMDSELSDVGRRRKLLEDALVSAQKVIHDMKANAMKEAENVLKDAENKADRWISDANNQVAEIKRELGALTTLRKDYEVKFRILLESHQEQLDAMRSMDRESGEHPAPGPAPQPRPG, from the coding sequence ATGGACATCAGCCCGGAGGAAATACGGGAAAGGAAATTCAAGACGCGCTGGGTCAGCGGCTACGATATGGATGAAGTGGAAGCGTTTCTGAACAGTGCCGCCGGCGCGTTCGAAGACCTTGCAAAGGAAAACGACTCGCTGCGGGCCAGGATGGCGGAAATGGACAGCGAGTTGTCCGATGTGGGCCGGAGGCGGAAACTGCTCGAGGACGCGCTCGTGTCCGCGCAGAAGGTCATTCACGACATGAAGGCCAATGCGATGAAAGAAGCGGAGAACGTATTGAAAGATGCGGAGAACAAGGCGGACCGGTGGATCTCCGACGCGAACAACCAGGTCGCTGAAATCAAGCGGGAACTGGGCGCGCTCACCACGTTGAGGAAGGACTACGAGGTCAAATTCAGGATTCTGCTCGAATCCCACCAGGAGCAACTCGACGCCATGCGGAGCATGGACCGGGAAAGCGGCGAGCATCCGGCGCCGGGCCCCGCACCACAACCCCGGCCAGGCTGA
- a CDS encoding TraR/DksA family transcriptional regulator, with protein MTGEDLKRFEKLLLEKRETLLHELGYFGNKTINSAARDVAGSYPFSEHPADQGTESMEQEQAYDLASREGRFLFHIDEALERIKNGAYGLCYVCNGEIGKARLEAVPHARMCIECKSKEERGLI; from the coding sequence ATGACGGGTGAAGATCTGAAACGATTCGAAAAGCTCCTGCTCGAAAAACGCGAAACGCTGTTGCATGAGTTGGGCTATTTCGGAAACAAGACGATTAACTCTGCGGCGCGCGATGTCGCAGGCAGTTATCCCTTTTCGGAACACCCGGCGGACCAGGGTACCGAATCGATGGAGCAGGAACAGGCCTATGACCTCGCCTCCCGCGAGGGTCGATTCCTGTTTCATATCGACGAAGCCCTGGAGCGCATCAAGAACGGCGCCTACGGACTTTGCTACGTATGCAATGGAGAAATCGGCAAGGCCCGGCTCGAGGCCGTACCCCACGCCCGTATGTGCATTGAGTGCAAGTCCAAGGAAGAACGAGGTCTGATCTAA
- the lspA gene encoding signal peptidase II encodes MSGLKALAKPAVVCAGILILDQITKIAVQQGMALHQSYPLLGEVVQLTYIQNPGAAFGITLGGRWFYLVLSVIACAVMIYYLFRLPPVERWGRYAMMSILGGAIGNLIDRAVYGAVTDFIDIGVGAYRWPVFNVADSAITIGIILLFTRLSAINRILNDEAPSG; translated from the coding sequence ATTTCCGGACTGAAAGCTTTGGCAAAGCCGGCCGTCGTCTGCGCCGGTATCCTGATCCTGGACCAGATTACCAAGATCGCCGTTCAGCAGGGGATGGCGCTTCACCAGTCCTATCCCCTCCTGGGGGAAGTGGTCCAGTTAACGTACATTCAGAATCCCGGAGCCGCGTTCGGCATCACCCTCGGCGGCCGCTGGTTCTACCTGGTGCTGTCGGTTATCGCCTGCGCGGTCATGATCTACTACCTGTTCAGGCTTCCCCCCGTCGAGCGGTGGGGACGGTATGCGATGATGAGCATACTGGGCGGCGCGATCGGCAACCTGATCGATCGCGCGGTCTACGGCGCGGTTACGGATTTCATCGATATCGGCGTGGGAGCGTACCGATGGCCCGTATTCAACGTGGCGGACTCCGCCATCACCATCGGGATCATCCTCCTGTTCACGCGACTGTCCGCCATCAACCGGATATTGAACGATGAAGCGCCTTCCGGATGA
- a CDS encoding RluA family pseudouridine synthase has translation MKRLPDEWEGSFVETVVPASQSQWRLDRYLSETDLPVTRSRIQRWIRAGAVSVNSVVVEKCGHGVSEGDVVAVTIPETPPSTAEPEPIPLDIVYEDEALLVVNKAAGMVVHPACGHARSTLVNALLHHCGSLEQFDDPVRPGIVHRLDKDTSGLMIVAKREDAHAFLSRQLAERRIKRGYTGLAWGSFAEPSGTIDAPVGRHPRFRQRMAVVEESRGRRAVTHYRVSESMEDGSLLALALETGRTHQIRVHLAHLGHPVIGDPVYGGRHKRLAGTAPRRRPKLKEMLDVLRRQALHASELEFIHPFSGRTHSFKAILPDDMKQAVAMLSDSTCTTGLRSVRQGA, from the coding sequence ATGAAGCGCCTTCCGGATGAATGGGAGGGATCCTTCGTCGAGACCGTGGTGCCCGCCTCGCAGTCCCAGTGGCGACTGGACCGGTACCTGTCGGAAACGGACCTGCCGGTAACCAGGTCGAGAATACAGCGCTGGATCCGGGCCGGCGCGGTTTCGGTCAACTCGGTCGTCGTGGAAAAGTGCGGCCACGGGGTTTCCGAAGGCGACGTCGTCGCCGTGACCATACCCGAAACCCCTCCCTCGACCGCGGAGCCGGAGCCCATCCCACTGGACATCGTCTACGAAGACGAAGCGCTCCTGGTGGTGAACAAGGCGGCGGGCATGGTCGTGCATCCGGCCTGCGGTCATGCGCGTTCGACGCTGGTAAATGCCCTGTTGCACCACTGCGGAAGCCTGGAGCAGTTCGACGATCCGGTCCGGCCGGGTATCGTACATCGCCTGGACAAGGATACGTCCGGTCTGATGATCGTGGCGAAACGGGAAGACGCCCACGCGTTTCTCTCCCGACAGCTGGCCGAGCGGCGCATAAAACGCGGCTACACCGGCCTGGCATGGGGCAGTTTCGCCGAACCCTCGGGGACGATCGACGCGCCGGTCGGACGGCATCCCCGGTTCAGGCAGCGGATGGCCGTGGTGGAAGAGAGCCGCGGCCGCCGGGCCGTCACCCATTACCGCGTGAGCGAATCCATGGAGGACGGGTCGTTGCTGGCCCTGGCGCTGGAAACCGGCCGTACACACCAGATCAGGGTTCATCTGGCCCACCTGGGCCATCCCGTCATCGGCGATCCGGTCTACGGGGGGCGGCACAAGCGACTGGCGGGCACGGCGCCACGGCGCCGTCCGAAATTGAAAGAGATGCTGGATGTCCTGCGGCGGCAGGCGCTGCATGCATCCGAACTGGAGTTTATCCATCCCTTCTCGGGCCGGACCCATTCCTTCAAGGCCATCCTGCCCGACGACATGAAACAGGCTGTCGCCATGCTGTCCGACAGTACGTGTACGACCGGCCTCCGATCGGTACGACAAGGGGCCTGA
- a CDS encoding SpoIIE family protein phosphatase: protein MLDSTVVEARSDILWHRVVDGLTRMTAATGEADLSAAIEEISLELSGAEACRFFMVDCVSNRIVFETTGRYLILPGTEREVEALLDWLRAQPSTRLVEDVRQLDWPLQTVSGRDVLTGQAVLFHHQIDERFHCVLLAAMASGETGFDPERLEVTISLARHAGYAVTRLLHFKLARREMIHRTALYEVGKRISSSLDLGEVLNLIIDALQTVVPYDAAVIFLLDEDQNAVVEQTIRGYSPDLDAINLKMGEGISGSAAETGKAIIVPDVSLDDRYVQHRPGTKSEMAVPMLSGNQVIGVFNIENDRANAYDEEAQSLLEAFASQASIAIQNARLFDDARRSRLLDRELEVAGEIQRALLPRAVPDVKGLSLAAFSEPSREVGGDFYDFIPFSDKQLGVAVGDVVGKGIPAALTMASLYTSFHEFANYYVYLPSYVIGHVNEVLYEVTSADRFATLFYGIANLQENTFVYCNAGHPPPLLCRKSGETVNLHAGGLIVGSFEDASFEDGRVYLDDGDVVVLYSDGLIEKSNLEDEIFGIERLEQAIKDCHDCPVEEIRDHVIAVWRAFVGGGGQDDDTTMIVVKKES from the coding sequence ATGCTCGATTCAACAGTCGTCGAAGCGCGTTCGGATATCCTGTGGCACCGTGTGGTCGATGGGCTGACCCGCATGACGGCCGCAACGGGAGAAGCCGACCTGTCCGCTGCGATCGAAGAGATCTCGCTGGAGCTGTCCGGTGCGGAAGCCTGCCGGTTCTTCATGGTGGACTGCGTCTCGAACCGGATCGTCTTCGAAACTACCGGCCGATATTTAATCCTGCCCGGTACGGAGCGTGAGGTCGAGGCGTTGCTGGACTGGCTGCGAGCCCAGCCGAGCACCCGGCTGGTCGAGGACGTCCGGCAGTTGGACTGGCCCCTGCAGACCGTGTCCGGCCGCGATGTGCTGACGGGCCAGGCCGTACTTTTCCATCACCAGATCGACGAACGGTTTCACTGCGTCCTGCTCGCGGCCATGGCGTCCGGCGAGACCGGTTTCGACCCGGAACGCCTCGAGGTAACCATCTCCCTGGCGCGCCACGCCGGCTACGCGGTCACGCGTCTGTTGCATTTCAAACTGGCCCGGCGGGAGATGATCCACCGGACCGCCCTGTACGAGGTGGGCAAGCGGATCAGCAGTTCGCTGGACCTGGGCGAGGTCCTGAACCTCATCATCGACGCGCTGCAGACCGTGGTGCCCTACGATGCGGCGGTCATCTTCCTGCTCGACGAGGACCAGAACGCGGTAGTCGAACAGACCATCCGGGGATATTCGCCGGATCTGGACGCGATCAACCTGAAGATGGGCGAAGGCATCAGCGGATCCGCGGCCGAGACCGGAAAGGCGATCATCGTGCCGGACGTGTCCCTGGACGACCGGTACGTGCAGCACCGGCCGGGCACGAAATCGGAAATGGCCGTTCCCATGCTTTCCGGGAACCAGGTCATCGGGGTCTTCAACATCGAAAACGACCGGGCGAACGCCTACGACGAGGAGGCCCAGTCCCTGCTGGAGGCCTTTGCATCCCAGGCGAGTATCGCCATTCAGAACGCGCGCCTCTTCGATGACGCGCGGCGGAGCCGGTTGCTGGACCGGGAACTGGAGGTCGCCGGCGAGATTCAGCGCGCCTTGCTGCCTCGCGCCGTGCCCGATGTGAAAGGCCTTTCCCTGGCCGCATTCAGCGAACCCAGCAGGGAGGTCGGGGGCGACTTCTATGATTTCATTCCATTTTCGGACAAGCAGCTGGGCGTGGCCGTGGGCGACGTGGTCGGCAAGGGTATTCCCGCCGCGCTGACCATGGCTTCGCTCTATACGTCGTTCCACGAATTCGCCAATTACTACGTCTACCTTCCGAGTTACGTCATCGGTCACGTCAACGAGGTCCTTTACGAGGTCACGTCCGCGGACCGGTTCGCCACCCTGTTCTACGGTATCGCGAACCTGCAGGAAAACACCTTCGTCTACTGCAACGCCGGTCATCCACCGCCCCTGCTGTGCCGGAAATCCGGTGAAACGGTCAATCTTCACGCAGGGGGCCTGATCGTCGGTTCGTTCGAGGACGCGAGTTTCGAGGACGGTCGCGTGTACCTGGACGATGGAGACGTCGTGGTCCTGTATTCGGACGGCCTCATCGAGAAGTCCAACCTGGAAGACGAGATATTCGGCATCGAACGGCTGGAACAGGCGATCAAGGACTGTCATGACTGTCCGGTCGAGGAGATCCGGGACCACGTGATCGCAGTGTGGCGCGCCTTCGTGGGCGGCGGCGGCCAGGACGACGACACGACGATGATCGTCGTAAAGAAGGAATCATGA
- a CDS encoding Gfo/Idh/MocA family oxidoreductase, translating into MGVRIGFIGTGGIAGMHLGLLPEIERAELVAYADIQVERAQAAADRCGGRAYGDYREMLGREELDAVYVCLPPFAHGDPEMAVLERNLHLFVEKPQALDVDTARDIAAKVEERGVLSCVGYNWRYLDATEKARNLLSGVRPALAIGYWIGNTPGSPWWRVKSKSGGQIVEQTTHVYDCARYLMGDVVSVYAAGTKGRMLDLPNYDVEDASTVSLVFESGAVATILSSCVAEQGYGTALEVIARGLTVKIAGGNLEVVREEETVRYPGRNNPYQLENELFLQAIEEENPSLIRSAYGDVVNSLAVTLAANESMESGEVIQLT; encoded by the coding sequence ATGGGCGTTCGTATAGGGTTTATCGGAACCGGCGGCATTGCGGGCATGCACCTGGGACTCCTGCCGGAAATCGAGCGGGCCGAACTCGTGGCGTACGCGGACATCCAGGTCGAGCGCGCGCAGGCGGCGGCCGACCGGTGCGGAGGCCGCGCGTACGGCGACTACCGCGAGATGCTGGGCCGGGAAGAACTGGATGCCGTGTACGTGTGCCTCCCGCCCTTCGCCCACGGCGATCCCGAAATGGCCGTGCTGGAACGCAACCTCCACCTGTTCGTCGAGAAACCGCAGGCGCTGGACGTCGATACCGCGCGTGACATCGCGGCAAAAGTCGAAGAACGTGGCGTCCTCTCGTGCGTGGGGTACAACTGGCGGTACCTGGACGCGACGGAAAAGGCGCGGAACCTGCTGTCCGGCGTGCGGCCGGCCCTGGCGATCGGATACTGGATCGGGAACACGCCCGGATCCCCCTGGTGGCGCGTGAAGTCCAAATCGGGTGGACAGATCGTGGAGCAGACCACGCACGTGTACGACTGCGCGCGGTACCTCATGGGAGACGTGGTCAGCGTCTACGCGGCGGGGACGAAGGGACGGATGCTGGATCTGCCGAACTACGACGTGGAGGACGCCAGCACGGTGTCGCTCGTGTTCGAAAGCGGCGCCGTGGCCACCATACTCTCTTCCTGTGTCGCCGAACAGGGTTACGGAACCGCCCTGGAGGTCATTGCCCGGGGGCTCACGGTGAAGATCGCCGGAGGCAACCTGGAGGTCGTGCGCGAAGAAGAAACGGTGCGGTATCCCGGCCGGAACAACCCTTACCAGCTCGAGAACGAACTTTTCCTGCAGGCCATCGAAGAGGAGAATCCATCCCTCATCCGATCGGCCTACGGCGACGTCGTCAACAGCCTCGCTGTCACCCTCGCGGCGAATGAGTCCATGGAATCGGGGGAGGTCATCCAACTCACGTAG
- a CDS encoding sugar phosphate isomerase/epimerase yields MQIGVSSYSYSRLVRSGEMTEFDAIRKTAELGYDVIEFSSLHPPGGEPFERYAPDVRAACDGAGLPIANYTVGADFINGSGGDWQREVERVKDEVRIAHLLGAPGMRHDATRGFPDSRPGERSFDDALAVLVPAIRAVTEFAADLGVRTMVENHGMFCQDSERVERLVNGVNHENFGVLIDIGNFLCVDEPPDAAVGRLIPYAFHVHAKDFHTRPGTATDPGEGWFRTRGGNYLRGAIVGHGEVPLASCLHVLSRHGYDGVLSIEFEGLEHPVDGVRIGLDNLRHYLG; encoded by the coding sequence ATGCAGATCGGGGTCAGTTCATACAGCTACAGCCGGCTGGTCCGAAGCGGCGAGATGACGGAATTCGACGCCATCCGCAAGACGGCGGAACTCGGATACGACGTGATCGAGTTCTCCTCGCTGCACCCGCCCGGAGGCGAGCCGTTCGAACGGTATGCTCCCGATGTGCGCGCGGCCTGCGATGGGGCGGGTCTTCCCATCGCCAACTACACGGTCGGCGCGGATTTCATCAACGGTAGCGGGGGAGACTGGCAACGCGAGGTGGAGCGGGTGAAAGACGAGGTGCGCATTGCCCACCTGCTCGGCGCGCCCGGCATGCGCCACGATGCCACGAGGGGATTCCCCGACAGCCGTCCCGGCGAGCGTTCATTCGATGATGCCCTGGCCGTCCTCGTCCCTGCGATCCGGGCGGTCACGGAGTTCGCTGCGGACCTGGGCGTCCGGACCATGGTGGAGAACCACGGGATGTTCTGCCAGGACAGTGAGCGGGTGGAAAGACTGGTCAATGGCGTGAATCACGAGAATTTCGGCGTGCTCATCGACATTGGCAACTTCCTGTGCGTGGACGAACCGCCAGACGCCGCCGTGGGACGCCTGATCCCCTACGCCTTTCACGTCCACGCCAAGGACTTCCACACCCGGCCGGGCACGGCCACCGACCCCGGTGAGGGATGGTTCCGGACCCGGGGCGGCAACTATCTCAGGGGCGCTATCGTCGGCCACGGGGAAGTCCCCCTGGCGTCCTGCCTGCACGTCCTCTCACGCCACGGATACGATGGCGTGCTTTCCATCGAATTCGAAGGACTCGAGCACCCCGTCGACGGCGTTCGCATCGGACTCGACAACCTCAGGCACTACCTGGGCTGA
- a CDS encoding 4-hydroxy-3-methylbut-2-enyl diphosphate reductase, protein MARQFDIPSYYKSEITSRIKQGRRLVDPKKKDLTPSVLDFGGVRFVFARHFGFCYGVENAIEIVYKTLEENPDKRIFLLSEMIHNPNVNTDLQSRGIQFIHTTLGEQLIPWDELTRDDLVVVPAFGTTVEVKEMLTRRGIDFCTYDTTCPFVEKVWTRGGQIGQQGFTVVIHGKPRHEETRATFSHSVQQAPTVVVRNREETHILADIITGEVDTDRFFEVFGDNCSEGFDPEIHLNRVGVINQTTMLASETHEIARLIREALEERHGPERIADHFADTSDTLCYASNENQNATYAMIDKGADVALVVGGYNSSNTSHLVELCEETISTFFINSSKDILSDRQIRHFDLESKSIVATIDWLPATRPVDIILTCGASCPDIMLDNVLLRILSFFPDAPPVTEVLAEYEHTVRPPVVSAS, encoded by the coding sequence ATGGCGCGCCAGTTCGACATTCCCAGCTACTATAAGAGTGAAATCACCTCCCGGATCAAGCAGGGCCGGCGGCTGGTAGATCCCAAGAAGAAGGACCTGACGCCCTCCGTGCTGGATTTCGGTGGCGTACGGTTCGTTTTCGCCCGTCATTTCGGTTTCTGCTACGGCGTGGAAAACGCGATCGAGATTGTGTACAAGACGCTGGAGGAAAACCCGGATAAGCGGATCTTCCTGCTTAGCGAGATGATCCACAATCCGAATGTCAATACCGACCTGCAGTCCAGGGGCATCCAGTTCATCCATACCACCCTAGGCGAACAGCTCATTCCCTGGGACGAACTGACCCGGGACGACCTGGTTGTCGTCCCCGCCTTCGGCACCACGGTGGAGGTCAAGGAAATGCTGACCCGCCGCGGGATCGATTTCTGCACGTACGATACGACCTGCCCCTTCGTCGAGAAGGTCTGGACCCGGGGCGGACAGATCGGCCAGCAGGGGTTCACGGTCGTCATTCACGGCAAGCCCCGGCACGAAGAGACGCGCGCAACCTTTTCACACAGCGTCCAGCAGGCCCCGACCGTCGTGGTGCGGAACCGGGAGGAAACTCACATCCTCGCCGATATCATCACGGGGGAGGTCGACACGGACCGGTTCTTCGAAGTATTCGGCGACAACTGCTCGGAGGGTTTCGATCCGGAAATCCATCTGAACCGGGTCGGCGTGATCAACCAGACCACCATGCTCGCCAGCGAGACCCACGAGATCGCGCGGCTGATCAGGGAAGCGCTGGAGGAACGGCACGGCCCCGAGCGCATCGCCGATCACTTCGCCGATACTTCCGACACCCTGTGCTACGCGAGTAACGAGAACCAGAACGCCACCTACGCCATGATCGACAAGGGGGCGGACGTCGCCCTCGTCGTCGGCGGCTACAACTCGTCCAACACCTCCCACCTGGTGGAGCTCTGCGAGGAAACGATCAGCACCTTCTTCATCAACAGCAGCAAGGACATCCTGTCGGACAGGCAGATCCGCCACTTCGACCTGGAATCCAAGTCGATCGTCGCGACCATAGACTGGCTTCCGGCCACCCGGCCCGTCGACATCATCCTGACCTGCGGAGCGTCCTGTCCCGATATCATGCTGGACAACGTATTGCTGCGCATCCTCTCTTTCTTTCCCGATGCACCGCCCGTAACGGAAGTCCTCGCCGAATACGAGCATACGGTCCGCCCGCCCGTCGTTTCCGCCTCGTGA
- a CDS encoding DUF362 domain-containing protein produces MSRPDVYILKTRLDGEDALSDAAFAGPAREMLRALDVDPGNRAVMMKPNVTAGAPRNSGIVTHPAFVAGLVDYFVEDVGVPVDEVYVGEATSRLTSKAQRDLAWARSGYTEMAREKRVRLLELADYGNVRVTPGNTVQLHNIGISRWAAAENVFYVNVPKLKTHNLGVVTLCGKNQQGVMIPVTERHLCSDAWRATFGRDDRRKQGREWMGVEDHEAWQRTIAHMHWDVFLACQPDFNVVEGIVGRDGNAFYLGRNFPAGLVVAGASMAAVDLVAAHLMGFEPGNLVYLQVGIERGLCPPSIDDVNVHLVRDGEVDGLIDPDQYRADPPFEVYRDIPADYAKKDLFDEYDPNAEDFQITA; encoded by the coding sequence ATGTCCAGACCCGATGTGTATATCCTTAAAACCCGCCTGGACGGCGAAGACGCGTTGAGCGATGCGGCCTTCGCCGGACCGGCTCGTGAGATGCTGCGCGCACTGGACGTCGATCCCGGCAACCGCGCCGTGATGATGAAGCCCAACGTCACCGCCGGGGCGCCGCGGAACAGCGGTATCGTCACCCATCCGGCCTTCGTGGCCGGTCTCGTCGATTACTTCGTCGAAGACGTGGGCGTTCCGGTCGACGAGGTATACGTCGGTGAAGCGACCAGCCGGCTGACTTCGAAGGCCCAGCGCGACCTGGCCTGGGCCCGAAGCGGCTACACGGAGATGGCGCGCGAAAAACGCGTGCGGTTGCTCGAGCTGGCGGACTACGGCAACGTGCGCGTCACCCCGGGGAACACGGTTCAGCTTCACAACATCGGGATTTCTCGCTGGGCGGCCGCGGAGAACGTATTCTATGTCAACGTACCCAAGCTGAAGACCCACAACCTGGGCGTGGTCACCCTGTGTGGCAAGAACCAGCAGGGCGTCATGATTCCGGTCACGGAACGGCACCTCTGTTCGGACGCGTGGCGCGCCACGTTCGGGCGCGACGACCGGCGAAAGCAGGGAAGGGAATGGATGGGCGTCGAGGACCACGAGGCCTGGCAGCGGACCATCGCCCACATGCACTGGGACGTTTTCCTGGCCTGCCAGCCCGATTTCAACGTGGTGGAGGGCATCGTGGGGCGGGACGGAAACGCCTTCTACCTGGGTCGTAACTTTCCCGCCGGACTCGTCGTTGCCGGCGCATCCATGGCCGCGGTGGACCTCGTGGCGGCCCATCTCATGGGCTTCGAACCCGGGAACCTGGTATATCTGCAGGTCGGGATCGAACGGGGACTGTGCCCGCCCTCGATCGATGACGTGAACGTGCATCTGGTCCGGGATGGCGAGGTGGACGGATTGATCGATCCGGATCAATACCGGGCCGATCCTCCCTTCGAAGTGTACCGCGACATCCCCGCGGACTACGCCAAAAAAGACCTGTTCGACGAATACGATCCGAACGCCGAGGATTTCCAGATAACCGCCTGA